In Deefgea piscis, the genomic window CCGATTACTGAGGGCGCACGTTCCTTGGTCTCATTTTCTACGCCTTATGCTCAGGATGAATGGTGTTTGCTTGGCCCCAAGTCGAGTGATGCGCCTCGTTTTGAAACCTTGGGTGATACGCCGTTGGTGCTGAGCTCGAGCAGTTTGGGGCGCCGTTTGTTGGCCGGGCAAGCAGAATGGAGTGGACTCACGCTTGAAGATCCGCCAATCGGGCAGTCTGTTGAATCGTTGCTAGCGGAAATCAATGCCGGTAAAGCGGTGTACACCGTCATGAGTCGGGCAGTATTAAAGTTGTGGGGTGAGCGATTTAAAGAGGTTCAAGTGGGAAGTTGCTTGGCAGAGTCGGTTGATTTGGCATGGGTGACGCGGCCAGCAGATAGCGCATTACTGGCGTCGTTAAATCGTTATATAGCGAGCAAAAAAGTATCGATAGATGCTGCGATTCGCGCCACTCAGCGCTTTTTGCCTGTAGATGCTAAAGCGGCGCGTTCTGAGGCTATTTCACCGCTGGATAAATTGGGCTTTTTTATGCCCATGTTTCAGACCATTGCGGCGGCGAACAATTTAGATTGGATGCTACTGGCAGCGATTGGGCAAAAAGAAAGTAAATTAAATCCGGTGATTCGGAAAAACGGCCCGACTGGGGTGATGCAAGTTAATCCGTCTACTGCCAGAGCGATGGGGGTGAGTGATCCGCACGGCAACGAGGGCAATATTACCGCAGCGGCCAAGTACTTAGCTTACTTGCGTAAAATGTTTAGTCAGCAAGGTATCTCAGAAGACAATCAATTGTATTTTATGATTGCAGCATACAATGCCGGTGAGGGGCGTTTGGCGCAAATTAGAAACCGCACGAAAGCGCAAGGTTTGGACCCGAATGTTTGGCTGGGTAATGTAGAAAAGACGGCGATGAGTCAAGTCAGCAAAGGAATGGTAGATTATGTATCTGCCGTCAATCGCTATTATCTTGCTTATCAATCGGCAGAAAAGACCAAAGCCAAAAAAGCCAGCCATGTCGTTGGCAAAAATACCCAATAGTGGTTTGAAACCCTATTGGGGTATATCATTACAGACTAATCGCTATAATGCGTCTGTGTTAATACATTCGATACGTGTTTTCTTTGACGGATATTCACTCTAGCATCAATGCTTGAGCGGCTTTATTTAAAATCGTCATCTACAGTTTTCCTGTTTTTTATCATATTTTTACGCGCTGAAGTCGCGTATTGTTGGCACGTGTTTTTCGGCTATTCATTGGAGATTTAAAAGTATGCAATGCGGTACTAAGATTGTTGCCACCCTCGGCCCTGCGTCGAATGATCCAGCAGTGCTGGAAAGCCTCATCGTTGCGGGTGTAAATACCGTACGTTTGAATTTCTCTCATGGTACAGCGCAAGACCATACTGATCGCGCGGCAATGGTTCGCTCGATTGCGGCTAAATTGGGTAAGTCGGTTGCTGTTTTAGCTGACTTGCAAGGCCCAAAAATCCGTGTTGGTAAATTTGAAAAAAATAAAATTGAGCTAAAAAAAGGCGCCAAATTTATTTTGGATGCTGAATGTGAATTGGGTAACCAAGACACCGTGGGTTTGGATTACAAAGAATTGCCAAATGACGTGGAAGCGGGCGTTGAGTTGTTGCTTGATGATGGCAAAATCCAATTGATCGTTGATTCTGTAGTTGGCGCCAAAGTATTCACGACCGTGACGATGGGTGGTGTGTTGTCGAACAATAAAGGTATCAATCGTAAGGGCGGTGGTTTGACTGCGCCAGCGTTGACTGCCAAAGATATGGAAGACATCAAAACGGCCGCTGCTTTGCAAGCGGACTATATTGCGGTTTCGTTCCCGAAATCGGCTGCTGATATGTATATGGCACGCACTTTGTTGCGCGCAGCGGGTGGCCACGGTGGTTTGATCGCAAAAATCGAACGGACCGAAGCAATTACCAATCTGGAAGAAATCCTCGCTGCGTCTGATGGCATTATGGTTGCTCGTGGTGATTTGGCGGTTGAAGTGGGTGATGCCACTGTACCTGCACTGCAAAAGCGCATGATCAAGATGGCGCGTAAGATGCACAAATTGAGCATTACTGCGACGCAAATGATGGAATCAATGATCGAAAGCCCAGTGCCAACACGCGCTGAAGTTTCCGATTGCGCCAATGCAGTCTTGGATGGTACTGATGCGGTGATGTTGTCGGCTGAATCAGCTGCAGGTAAATACCCACTTGAAGCGGTACAAGCTATGGCGCGTACTTGCTTTGAGGCTGAGCGCTCTGGCGAATGCAAGGTAGAGGCTGAATTTGATAATGTGAGCGACTTCTCTCGCATTGACGAAGCCGTTGCGATGTCGGCTTTGTATGCCGCTAGCAAATTGCCAATCAAAGCGATTGTATGTATTTCACATTCAGGTGCATCTGCATTGTGGTTATCACGTTACAATACCGGTGTGCCAATTTATGTGTTTACGCAAGAATTGAATACCTACCGCAAATTGGCTTTGTTCCGCCACGTTCGTCCTATCATGATGGATGCTAAAGTGGGTGCTGATCGTGAAGAACAATTGGCATCAGCTCAACTTGAATTGCTACGTGCTGGTGTTGTGATTCCAGGTGATAAATTAGTGGTTACCTTGGGTGTGCATAAATCTGGCGTTGGTTCTGGTGCGAACACAATGCGTATTGTACAAGTGGGTAGCGGCACGCGTTAATTGGTGCTTTGCTGACACAAACCGGTCTTATGGCCGGTTTTTTGTTTTTTTAAGCGGCAGATGGTTTGCGATGATGAAGTCCCGCGCAATGTGCCCAATAATGAATTTTTAAATGAGGAAACCTCCATGACGCAAGAACTGATTCGTCTTTCCAAACGCATGGTCGAACTTGGCTTGTGCTCGCGTCGTGAGGCCGATGAGTTGATTGAACTGGGGCGCGTGACCGTTGATGGTCAGGTTGTTGATCAGCTGGGTAGTCGTGTGACGCTGGCGCAAAAAGTGGCCGTGCAGGCGGTTAAAATGCAGTTGCATAAGCAACCCGATCGAGTGACGCTGTTGATGAACAAGCCGGTTGCTTATGCCGCTTGGCCAGAAGCTGACGGTGAGGCATGGCAAACGCTATTGAATACTGAACATCGTGATGTAAGCGATCGAACTGGGTTTGTGTTGTTAAAGAAGGCGTTGCCTCATTTGCAAGTACCGTGCGGCTTAGATTCTGCCGCGCAAGGATTGCTAGTGCTGACGCAAGATACGCGGCTCGTACGCTCTTTGGCGACCGAGTTAGAGCAAGAATATCTATTGTGGTTTGACGGTGAACTCAGCGCTGAATCGTTAAAACTGATGAATAGTCGAACTAAGTTTGATGGTGCTGTTTTAAAGCCTTATAAGATCACGCGACAAAGCGACCAGCAATTACGTATTGTTTTACGAGCTGCAATGCCGGATTTTTTACCCGCCTTATGTGAGTCGGTCGGCATTCAGGTGCGCTCATACAAGCGGATTCGGATTGGCCGCATTGGTTTGTCTAGTTTGCCTGAAGGGCAGTGGCGCTTTTTGCAAAGTAATGAGCGATTTTAAGTGGTCGATGTTTTACGGCGCATGAAATGCGCTGTTTTTGTGTGTGCTGATGCCAAATATTATTTATTTTCCAGCATTTGCCGTATGACTTGATTAAAGGGCGCAATCCATTCGGCAGAGAATTGTCGATCAGAAGCGTTAATTTCAGCAATCGCTCGCAATATAGAGCGTTGCTGCCCACGATGGCTGTGGCGTAATAAAATCGAGTCAAAAGCATCAACAATGGCTAAGATTTTAGCGCCGTCACATATTTCAGAATGCATCAATTGGTTAGGGTAGCCGCTGCCATTGGGTTTTTCATGGTGTTGAATAATCATTTGCGCGGCGTCTTGCCAGCCGACCATTCTGGCGGTCAGCCCAGCCCCCCACGCTGGATGTAAGTTGATTTTTTGGCGTGCAGACTCATCAAGCGATTCAATTTTTAGCCAGTAGTTTTCTGGCAAGAACATCATGCCAATATCATGAAGGTAAATGGCGGCTTCTAATTGTATGGGGTTAACTCGGCTTCCTGCCGCACGGTTAGTTTCAAGCGCCAATTCAAGATTTCTTGCTGTGCGCCCTGTAAACAAAGGTGAGCGCGCTTCAAGTTGCAACGCGAGCTGGTGAAAGAAGTTCAGGTCTTCGTGGCGTTCTGCATTATTACGTGCAGCATTGCTGGCGTCTCTTTGTGGTAGTTTACTCAATCCCGGTCGAAAGCCAGTAACGGTTTCTATAAGACGTATAGCGCTGGCATCGATGCTGTCTGGGCCTTGCAAAGATAAACCCTCTAGACCTAGTGCTAGTGTCGGTAGCGCTAATGCGGCGGCGGATTCATTGTCCCCAAGCAGTTCAATAGTTTGTTCTAGCCGATCCAAGGTAAGTAAGATGACCTCGGCTAGTAGGTCGCTAAAGGCTAATTCATTGCTGCGCATTCGCGACAAAATGGTTTCAACACCATGAATCAATGGAATAACAAACGGCAGGCGACAGAGCCCCGCATCGCCTTTGATATTGTGAAATAAACGAAATAACTGCGTAATGCGGCTAAGGTCTTCTGGGGTTTGCTTGAGCTCGGCGAGTAGACTTTCAATTTGTGGTGCGGAGTCGATGAGCCCGTCACGAAAATCGACAAATGCATTCCAATCGATAACTTGTGGATTTTGTAGCCCTTGGATTTCCATTGCGTGACCTAACCTTTGTTGAAATCAGTTCGATGAGATTGAGGTGGTTTTCCAGTATTGTGGTGCTGGCATAAATTATATCTACGCGCTATCTAGCGCATGAAAGATAAACATCTAAATAGATTGAGTAGTCTGTACTGATTTTGGGCTTATTTTATAAATCATGCTGTATTTATAGTTTTGATTTGAGCATGAAGCGAAGATAATGTGTTTATTTAGCAAGGAGCTCGTTTGATGGCTGAAGTTAACGAATTAAATCAGTTAGAAATACGGATACTGGGCGCTTTAATTGAAAAACAACATACAGTACCGGATTCATATCCTTTAACTTTGAATGCCTTGCTCGCGGCATGTAATCAAAAGTCGAGTCGAGATCCGGTGATTGAGGCGACAGAGGCTGAGCTGCTGGTGGCGCTTGATCAGTTGCGCGAGCAAGGCTGGGTTGCGGAAGTGAGTGGGGGGCGTGTACTGCGCTATGAGCAGGCATTGGCAAAAGTATTGCGTATTCCGAGTCAATCGGTCGCGCTATTGGCTGTGTTGATGCTACGCGGGCCGCAAACAGCGGGCGAGTTGCGGCTAAATTGTGAGCGCTTGCATCGGTTTGCTGATATTTCGGCGGTTGAAGGTTTTTTAGAAGAGCTAGCTTCGCGGCAATCCGCTGCTTTGGTGTTGCAAATGCCGAAACAAGCAGGGGCGAGGGAATGTCGTTGGTGTCATTTATTGGCTGGAGCGCCAATCTTGGTTCAGCCAGATGCGCCGCAATTAGACCTTGTGGCGCGAGTGACTGATTTGGAGCTAGAGGTTGAGAAATTAAAGGCAATGTTAGTCGATATGCAGGAAAAGCTAGTTGTACGCACTTAAATGCATCAGGATTTTCAGTAAATATTGACTTAAACCACCCTTTTTGTCGGAAAGTTTCAAATAATGCTTGCCAGCAGCTGCGCGCTCAGCGAAGATACGAGCTGCAGGATCTTCAAGTAGTGGATGTGTGTGATGTAGTGGCCTTGCCGTACCGCAGTGCTTCATTTCCCTTGATTTTCGTGCTTTATATTTATTTTATTTTTAGGGAAATACAAAATGGCTCAAGGTACAGTTAAGTGGTTCAACGATTCTAAAGGCTTCGGTTTCATCACTCCTGATGAAGGCGGCGAAGATTTGTTTGCTCACTTCTCACAAATCAACTCTAAAGGTTTCAAAACTTTAGCTGAAGGCCAAAAAGTTTCGTTTGACGTTACTACTGGTCCTAAAGGCAAGCAAGCATCTAACATTCAACCAGTTTAATTACTTGGGTTGTTGATGTAGAAAAAAACCCAGCTTGCTGGGTTTTTTTACGTTTACATCTTATTGGTATTGCGGGTTTTTTCCACTGATGCCTTGATAAAAATGCTGAATTACCTGCATATCGGCGTCAATATCACCTGTTGGATAAAAAACCATGCCACACCCACCGGTTTTTTCTTTGAAGTCAATGTACCCCAGCACGATGGGTACATTGGCTTTCAGTGCAATATAGTAAAATCCAGTTTTCCAGCGATTTACCTTTTGCCGTGTGCCTTCCGGCGGAATTGCAATAATCAGTCGCTCACTGCGTTGGTAAACATCGGCAATTTGTTCCACTAAAGAATTGGACTTGCGTCGATCTACTGAAATACCGCCTAACCAACGCGCTAAAGGCCCAAGTGGACCGACAAACAAAGTGTGTTTGCCCATCCAGTAGACTTTTTGCCTTGCAATAAAGCACAGCGCCAGCCCGATGGGGAAGTCCCAGTTGCTGGTGTGAGGAGCGGCGATAAGTACGTATTTATCCAGCGCAGGAAAGTCACCTTTTAGGCGCCACCCTAATCGCTTGAGCAACCATTTTGATAGCCTTGGCATAACATCACGAATGATGGGCGTATCAAAAATGGTGCGTTGCATTATTTAGCGAGGCCGGTTTGAATCAACTCAGCCACCAAATCATTAAGCGTCATTTCACGTTCTGAGCAACGGGTGTGTAGCTCTTGTACGAGATCTTTATTGAGTTTGCAGGCAAACGGTACCAAGCCTTTAGCTTGATCTTGTTTGCGCTGCTCTTTCTTGTCGAGCAGTGTTGCTGCCGCTTGGCCAAAACGAGCTGGCGCATTGGCTGCACCGAGATCATTGTGTAGCTTTTCAGCTTTACGTTTTTCTAATTCAAATTTCTTCATTGTCATGATAGTTCCTTTGTAAGCGACGCTATTCTAAGGCTTTGGGCGCAGCTCGTCGCTTACAATTTGCGCGAATGGCGGTTCAATGGCGCTAAAAAGTAAGTTAATGAGATAGGTATTATTTTACTGGTAGAGAAAATCTAGTATTAATACGTAGTATTTCCCATGTTGTATCGAGATAAACTGAGAATCGACAACGTTTTTCGCGCTGGTTCTTGCTACAATCGGCACTTGATATAATTCACCCGCTCTTAATTGGAGAACTGTGTATGGCTAAGTTATTTATTGAAGACCTCGATCTTGCAGGCAAACGTGTTCTGATCCGTGTTGACTTTAACGTGCCAGTTAAAAATGGTGTGGTTGAAAGTGACAAACGCATCCGTGCCGCATTGCCAACGATTCGTTACGCCTTAGCACAAGGTGCTTCAGTGATTTTGATGTCACATTTGGGTCGTCCAAATGGACAGAAAGTAGAAAAATACAGCTTAGCACCTGTTGCTGCGCGTTTAACTGAGTTGCTCGGTAGCCCTGTACAATTTTTGAACGATTGTGTCGGCGCAGAAGTTGAAGCGGTTTGTGCTGCGGTTCAACCAGGTCAAGTGATTTTGCTGGAAAACGTGCGTTTCCATATTGAAGAAGAAGGCAAGGCTAAAGACGCTGATGGCAACTCAGTTAAAGCCGATCCAGCACAAGTGGCGGCATTTCGCGCTAGCTTGACTAAATTGGGTGATGTGTTTGTGAATGACGCATTCGGCACGGCTCACCGCGCACACTCTTCAATGGTGGGTGTCGATCTGCCACGCGCTGCGGGCTACTTGCTGAAAAAAGAACTCGACTTTTTGGGTGAAGCGGTTAATAAGCCAGTTCGTCCTTTGGTGGCGATTATTGGTGGTTCGAAAATATCCGGCAAAATCGATGTGATTCAAGCCTTGTTGCCAAAAGTGGATAAATTGATCATTGGCGGCGGTATGGCGTTTACTTTCTTGAAAGCGCAAGGCTTTGAGATTGGTAAATCATTGTGCGAAAACGACAAGGTTGATTTGGCACGTGAATTGATTGCCCAAGCGGGTGATAAGTTGGTATTGCCAAGCGACACCATGGTGACACGCGCTTTAAATTTTGATGCTCGCACTTTAGATGGTTTGGTTGAAGTTGCGTCGACAGCAATTCCTGCTGACCAAGAAGGTGTGGATATCGGTTCGGCTTCTTGTGCGCAGTATGCTGAGATTATCAAATCAGCTAAAACTGTATTGTGGAATGGCCCGATGGGCGTGTTTGAGATCGATGCTTCGGCGGTTGGTACATTCGCGATTGCCCATGCTTTGGTTGAAGCCACAGCCAATGGTGCAATTACCATTGTGGGTGGTGGTGATTCAGTGGCTGCGGTTGAAAAAGCCGGTCTTGAAGATCAAGTCAGCCATGTTTCAACTGGCGGTGGTGCATCACTAGAATTCTTGGAAGGCAAGGCGCTACCAGGCGTTGATGCTTTAACCGATAAGTAATATTGATTTGTTGTATTTATAAATGCAAAACACCCTCGAGAGATCGAGGGTGTTTTTTTATGCCGACTATTTTATTGCTGATATCGCTTAGGTCTTGGTCAGTTTGGCGCGCAATTTTATTTGCGCAGTTGCAGCGACCAAGTAGCGAGTGCAGCTAATAATTGTTTGACGCCGTCTTGAATTCGTTCGTCGGTTAGATTGCCATCGGCGTCAAATTGACCAGCAAACGCGTTGGCAAAAACTTCGGGTTTATTAATGGGGTGGATGTCGGTAAAGACAAAAACTTGGCGTAAATGATATTGAGCCCGTGAGGTACCCATGCCGCCACCAGAGCCCATTACAGCGGCCGCTTTGCCGCCAAGCAATGCGTTGTCTGGCGCGCGAGACGCCCAGTCGATGGCGTTTTTTAGTGCGGGAGAAATTGAATAATTATATTCAGGGCCAGCAAACAAAAAAGCATCTGCCGTAGCAAATTGCGCGAGTAGTGTTTTAACCGCAGTGGGTTGCTCGGTGATGTCAGCGTTATAAAAAGGAACATCAGATAAATCGGCGATTTCAATTTGCATGCCTTCCGGTGCATTGGCTTGTGCGTAGCGAAGTAAGCCTTTATTGCTCGATTTGGCGCGTAAGCTGCCGCTGAGAGCGAGTACTTTGGTTGTTGGCATTCTGCGATATTCCTGCTGGGTTGATCTTGATACATCGTAGTCGAGCAATGTTTTATTGAATAGCAAAAAGACTTGAGTAAGTTATTCAGTTAAATTGAACGGCGTGCTTGGCTTTATTGAATTAAGCTTGCTGAAAACGTTGAGCGCTTTGTTTGAATTAATTAGGTATTGCCGTATTTATTAATAAGTATGAAGCTCGGATGGCAATACCCCGCTTTATTGTAAGGTGGTTCTGATGACTTTATTTCGTGTAAAACCGTTGCCGACAACGCCGCCGCAGTGCCCTCATCCTCGATCTGGCGTCAATTTGGCGTCGCTGGGTATTGTGGTGAGTTTACTGCTATTGGTTTTTTTATTGCATCTTGTACCTGCGTTATTGGCAGGCATGCTGATTTTTTTACTCATCCAATCTTTGGCTAGACTGTCTTTGGGCATGCTTTCAAAAGTATGGAGCCGTTGGCTGGCTTTGACATTGATGTCAGGGTTGGTATTTTTGGCGCTGTTTTTCTTAATTTTAGCGCTGCTGTCCATCATGAAGTCGGAACATGGCTTGATTGCTTTACTCGATAAAATGGTGCAAATCATTGGTGAGGCAAAAGGTTTTTTACCTTTATGGTTAAGTTACGATTGGCCAAGTAGCCCGACTGGTATTCAAGCCGCAGTACTGAGTTTATTGCAACATCACCTTGCTCAACTGCAAGCAACGGGCAAAGAGTTGGGGTTGTTGTTGGCGCATCTTATCGTTGGGGCGGTGATTGGCGGGATTGTGGCGTTTAACGAGGTTAATCGGCGTGATCGATTGGGGGTGTTGAGTCAAGCGCTGCTGATTCGAGTGCAAGGATTTACCGCCGCATTTCGTGCGGTGATGTTGGCGCAGTTAAAAATATCTTTAATTAATACGGCGTTGGCGAGTGTGTATTTGCTGCTGATTTTGCCTGCAGTTGGCGCTCATTTGCCATTTGTTAAAACGATGCTGGTTTTGACTTTTGTTTTGGGTTTACTGCCGATCGTGGGCAATTTATTTTCTAATGCCATTATTGTTACGGTCAGTTTCTCGCAATCGTTGTCGATTGCGATGGCATCGCTGGTTTTTTTGGTTTTGATTCATAAAAGTGAATATTTTTTAAATGCAGAAATTATTGGCACTCAAATTCGCGCCAAAGCATGGGAATTATTATTGGCGATGTTGCTGATGGAGGCGATGTTTGGTGTGGCGGGCTTGGTGATGGCTGCTGTGTTGTATGCCTATCTAAAAACAGAATTACGCTTACATAAATTGCTTTGAATTAGGTTTGTATTTCTTGCTGGATTTGTCAAAAACTCGCTATAAAGAAAGAATATCGTTAATTTGGTGGCCCAAATGAGTTCTTTCTATGTACCTAGTGATTTGCGTGCTTTAGTCATTGAGCCGTCGGCGGTTCAGGGTAAGGTCATGGAGGCGCGCTTACTTGAATTGGGCATCGTCAATGTGCGTTGGGTTGAAACCGCCAGCGCAGCCCTCGCATTGCTAGAGCCATTGACCGCACAATCCCCTAATTTGATTTTAAGTGCTTTGTATTTATCGGATATGACCGGTGTTCAATTACTGACGCATTTGCGAGATCGGGCTGAAACGCAAGATCTGGCGTTTATTTTGATTTCAAGTGAAATGCGGCCTCAGGTGCTCGAACCAGTGCGACAACTGGGGGCTTGTGCAATATTGCCTAAGCCATTTAGTAATGAGCATTTAAATAATGCGCTAATGATGACTCTGGATTATTTAACGGTTGATCATTCGCTTGAAGAGCATGATATCGAATTGGAATATATTCGCGTTTTATTGGTGGATGACTCACGCGCGGCGCGAAACTACATGCGAAAAGTGCTAGAAAACCTGGGCATTCGACATATTACTGAGGCAGAGAACGGCAAAGATGGCAAAGTCTTGCTAGAAGACAGTGCTTTTGATTTGTTAATCACCGATTACAATATGCCCGAAATGGATGGTCAGGCATTAATTGAGTATGTTCGTACTCAGAGTTGGCAAAGCCAATTGCCGATTTTAATGGTCTCTTCTGAAACCGATTATGGTCGACTCGCTGCGATTGAACAGGCGGGGGTGTCGGGTATTTGTGATAAGCCGTTTGAGCCGACAATGGTGAAATCATTGTTGGAGCGAGTATTGGCGCCGCGAGCTGAGTCTCTTTAGGATTATTTTAATAGGTATTGATCGCTGTGCTTTTATTCATTTGAATTGGCAGGCTATACTCGATATTTGAATACGCCATCAAAATGACGATGTAATTTTTTGTTGTTCATATTGTTGATTATTACGTATTAAAATTACAATCAATTTCAAGCTCAAGGTATACTCAAGACAAATTAATTCGCCTTACGGCACGTCATTTGGAGAGCCTTTTATGAGCACAAAGTTGCATCGTATCGTCGTTGTGGGCGGCGGAGCTGGTGGTTTAGAGTTAGCCACTAAATTAGGACGTACTTTGGGCTCGGGCAAGCGAGCTAAGGTAGTGTTAGTCGATGGCTCGGCGACGCATATCTGGAAGCCTTTATTGCATGAAGTGGCGACTGGTGCGCTCAATACCGGTGAAGACGAAGTCAATTATTTTGGTCATGCTTGGCGTAATCATTATCAATTTGAATTTGGCTGGATGGCCGGCGTTGATCGTGAGCGTAAAGTGATTCAAGTGGCCGCAGTCTTGGATCAAGATGGTAATGAAATCGCCGCGCCGCGTGAAATTGCCTACGACACCTTGGTGCTGGCATTGGGGGCGATTGCTAATGATTTTGCAACGCCCGGTGCCAAAGAGCACTGCATGTTTTTAAATAATCCCGTTGAAGCCGAACAGCTGCGCAAAAAAATTCTCGATCTCTCTTTTGCCGTCGGGATTTCAGGCAATTCAGTGCGTAAACTCAATATCGGCATTGTGGGTGGCGGCCCGACTGGCGTTGAGTTAGCGGCTGAAATTGATCATACCATTCGTGAAATGCATATTTATGGCGCTGAATTGAGCCCAGCACAGCTAGAAATCACCATCATCGAGGGCATGAATCGGATTTTGGCTGGTGCGCCGGAGTCTCTTTCTGAATACGCAACCGAGTCTTTGGCTGAGCGCGGGATTCTCGTTGCCAATAATAGCCGTGTTGTTGAAGTCACCGAGCAAGGTTTTGTCTTGGCCGATGGCCGCACCATTGACAGTGATATTCGAGTTTGGGTTGCTGGTGTGAAAGGCGCAGATTGGTTGACGACTTTGGGATTAAAAACCAATCGTTTAAATCAAATTGAAGTGACCGCCACCTTGCAAACCTTAACCGATAAACACATCTATGCCATTGGGGACTGCGCGTCATGCTCACCCAATGATGATGGGGTGATTTTGCCGGCGACGGCGCAGGTAGCGCATCAACAGGCGGAATGGTTGGCTGATGCGATTTGGCAGCAATTGACGGGGCGTGAAGTTTTGCCGTTTGTGTTTAAGCCGCAAGGCATGATGGTGTCTTTGGGTAAGCATACGGCGGTGGGCAGTTTGGCGTCGATTGTTGGACCTAAACGCAATTATTATGTTGAAGGCCGTGGCGCAAAATTGATTTACGCTTCACTCTACCGGATGCATCAAGCGGCAGTGCATGGCTGGGTATTGACCGGCTTATTGTGGGTGGGGGATAAATTGCGCCGAGTCGCACGCCCGTCGTTGAAACTGCATTAAGCGGTATATTGCCCAATAAAAAAGCGCATCGATTGATGCGCTTTTTTATTGCGAGGCG contains:
- a CDS encoding response regulator, whose amino-acid sequence is MSSFYVPSDLRALVIEPSAVQGKVMEARLLELGIVNVRWVETASAALALLEPLTAQSPNLILSALYLSDMTGVQLLTHLRDRAETQDLAFILISSEMRPQVLEPVRQLGACAILPKPFSNEHLNNALMMTLDYLTVDHSLEEHDIELEYIRVLLVDDSRAARNYMRKVLENLGIRHITEAENGKDGKVLLEDSAFDLLITDYNMPEMDGQALIEYVRTQSWQSQLPILMVSSETDYGRLAAIEQAGVSGICDKPFEPTMVKSLLERVLAPRAESL
- a CDS encoding NAD(P)/FAD-dependent oxidoreductase, producing the protein MSTKLHRIVVVGGGAGGLELATKLGRTLGSGKRAKVVLVDGSATHIWKPLLHEVATGALNTGEDEVNYFGHAWRNHYQFEFGWMAGVDRERKVIQVAAVLDQDGNEIAAPREIAYDTLVLALGAIANDFATPGAKEHCMFLNNPVEAEQLRKKILDLSFAVGISGNSVRKLNIGIVGGGPTGVELAAEIDHTIREMHIYGAELSPAQLEITIIEGMNRILAGAPESLSEYATESLAERGILVANNSRVVEVTEQGFVLADGRTIDSDIRVWVAGVKGADWLTTLGLKTNRLNQIEVTATLQTLTDKHIYAIGDCASCSPNDDGVILPATAQVAHQQAEWLADAIWQQLTGREVLPFVFKPQGMMVSLGKHTAVGSLASIVGPKRNYYVEGRGAKLIYASLYRMHQAAVHGWVLTGLLWVGDKLRRVARPSLKLH